In a genomic window of Streptomyces sp. NBC_01231:
- a CDS encoding penicillin-binding protein: MTGTVQGTGRPTDHRRPRRRRAASKRPPWTALRRLRPAYPRQGRTGWRRWVPSPRQSLGVTLASVGLTGLFLGAAYAATDVPENLNSYATQQDNVYFWSDGTPMARTGWVRRQAMPLEDIPEDVRWAVLAAENESFYSDPGISFKGLTRALWRSVGEGDTEGGSTITQQYVKNVYLTQNQTLGRKFNEAMIALKLDNRMSKDQILEGYLNTSWFGRGTYGIQRAAQAYYGKDVTSLNASQAAFLASLLKGAGLYDPTLGKANHQRAVERWSWTLDRMVDIGKLSAAERAKYTTFPEPLKSARVYDTGKQSDYLVELAQQYAKKSAHISDKQFDLGGYQIYTTFDRKREAALTDAVAKARERAKKDDPKAAKTVHYGAASVATDGRILAVHGGPDHRTQGYNESNASTVQAGSAFLPFVYAAGLEHGVHKTRGGAATPVTPQTPYDGDDGVPVTTPEGPYWDRGGKTVAARNDGGRSYGQIALGKALAASVNTPFMQLGMDTGLDKVSRTAEAAGLLASSMGPQVPALSVGSSTPSAIRMASGYATFAAAGKHTEPYSVRRITRNGSTVRLNTPTARRAVGAQVAEEVSQALTDSLRAAHPTVPALDAAGKSGTTEDDKAAWYAGTAASVSTAVVVYRMDLAKSLEPLPLEGLAGSSADSVPYAVWSGAMGLG, translated from the coding sequence GTGACCGGGACAGTACAGGGCACGGGCCGGCCGACTGACCATCGCCGCCCGCGCCGTCGACGGGCCGCGTCGAAGCGGCCCCCGTGGACGGCGCTACGCCGCCTCCGCCCCGCCTACCCGCGGCAGGGCCGCACCGGTTGGCGCCGCTGGGTCCCCTCCCCGCGCCAGTCGCTCGGGGTCACCCTGGCCTCCGTCGGCCTGACCGGGCTGTTCCTGGGCGCCGCCTACGCGGCCACGGACGTACCGGAGAACCTGAACAGCTACGCCACCCAGCAGGACAACGTCTACTTCTGGTCCGACGGCACCCCCATGGCCCGCACCGGCTGGGTGCGGCGGCAGGCGATGCCGCTGGAGGACATACCCGAGGACGTCCGCTGGGCGGTGCTCGCGGCGGAGAACGAGAGCTTCTACTCCGACCCCGGCATCTCCTTCAAGGGCCTGACCCGCGCACTGTGGCGCAGCGTCGGCGAGGGGGACACCGAGGGCGGCTCGACCATCACCCAGCAGTACGTCAAGAACGTCTACCTGACGCAGAACCAGACCCTCGGCCGTAAGTTCAACGAGGCGATGATCGCCCTCAAGCTCGACAACCGGATGAGCAAGGACCAGATCCTGGAGGGCTACCTCAACACCAGCTGGTTCGGCCGCGGCACATACGGCATCCAACGCGCCGCGCAGGCCTACTACGGCAAGGACGTCACCAGCCTGAACGCCAGTCAGGCCGCGTTCCTCGCCTCCCTGTTGAAGGGCGCGGGCCTGTACGACCCCACCCTCGGCAAGGCCAACCACCAGCGGGCCGTGGAGCGGTGGTCCTGGACCCTCGACCGGATGGTCGACATCGGCAAGTTGTCGGCGGCCGAGCGGGCCAAGTACACGACGTTCCCCGAACCGCTCAAGTCCGCCCGCGTCTACGACACCGGCAAACAGAGCGACTACCTGGTGGAGTTGGCGCAGCAGTACGCCAAGAAGTCCGCGCACATCTCGGACAAGCAGTTCGACCTCGGCGGCTACCAGATCTACACGACCTTCGACCGCAAGCGGGAGGCCGCTCTCACCGACGCCGTGGCCAAGGCCCGCGAGCGGGCGAAGAAGGACGACCCGAAAGCGGCGAAGACCGTGCACTACGGTGCCGCCTCCGTCGCCACCGACGGCCGGATCCTCGCCGTCCACGGCGGACCCGACCACCGTACGCAGGGCTACAACGAGTCCAACGCCAGTACCGTGCAGGCCGGTTCGGCATTCCTGCCGTTCGTCTACGCGGCCGGTCTCGAACACGGGGTCCACAAGACACGCGGTGGTGCCGCCACGCCGGTCACCCCGCAGACGCCCTACGACGGCGACGACGGTGTCCCCGTCACCACGCCCGAGGGACCGTACTGGGACCGCGGCGGCAAGACGGTCGCCGCCCGCAACGACGGCGGGAGGTCGTACGGGCAGATCGCCCTCGGCAAGGCGCTCGCCGCGTCCGTGAACACGCCGTTCATGCAACTCGGCATGGACACCGGCCTGGACAAGGTGAGCAGGACCGCCGAGGCGGCCGGGCTGCTCGCCTCCAGCATGGGGCCGCAGGTGCCCGCGCTGTCCGTGGGCAGCTCCACACCGAGCGCGATCCGGATGGCGAGCGGCTACGCGACCTTCGCCGCGGCGGGCAAGCACACCGAGCCGTACTCGGTGCGCCGTATCACCCGCAACGGCTCGACGGTCCGGCTGAACACCCCCACCGCGCGACGGGCGGTCGGCGCCCAGGTGGCCGAAGAGGTGTCGCAGGCGCTGACCGACTCCCTGCGCGCCGCCCATCCCACCGTCCCCGCCCTCGACGCCGCCGGGAAGTCCGGCACCACCGAGGACGACAAGGCCGCCTGGTACGCCGGCACCGCCGCGTCCGTGTCGACCGCGGTCGTCGTCTACCGCATGGACCTGGCCAAGTCCCTTGAGCCGCTGCCGCTCGAGGGACTGGCCGGCAGCTCGGCCGACAGCGTCCCGTACGCCGTCTGGTCGGGCGCCATGGGCCTCGGCTGA
- a CDS encoding DUF4097 domain-containing protein, whose product MARSVVARTVAAAGVVTLLVVGATACGVSAGDDKDPEHRSFALQGRTLTVDSDDSALEIVAADDTPAGKIEVTRWFRGKVAVGKDPKVTWSMRDDRLTLRMKCTGVVADCAARHRIEVPRGIAVKVEDGDGSVRARGFEDALSIRTGDGSVRVTDTTGPLELHTGDGSIRAEVSSRKVSTRTGDGSVHLELGSVPDLVESRSGDGSVTVTLPRATYRVTTRTGDGGVDVSVPRSDSSSHKVSAETGDGKVTVRTAN is encoded by the coding sequence ATGGCCCGTTCCGTTGTCGCCCGAACCGTCGCCGCCGCCGGTGTCGTCACGCTGCTCGTCGTGGGGGCCACCGCCTGTGGTGTCTCCGCCGGGGACGACAAGGACCCCGAGCACCGGTCCTTCGCGCTGCAAGGGCGCACGCTCACCGTCGACTCCGACGACTCGGCGCTGGAGATCGTCGCCGCGGACGACACCCCGGCGGGCAAGATCGAGGTGACCCGCTGGTTCCGGGGCAAGGTCGCCGTCGGCAAGGACCCCAAGGTCACCTGGTCCATGCGGGACGACCGGCTGACGCTGCGGATGAAGTGCACCGGAGTGGTCGCCGACTGCGCCGCCCGCCACCGCATCGAGGTGCCGCGCGGAATCGCCGTGAAGGTCGAGGACGGCGACGGCAGCGTCCGGGCCCGGGGTTTCGAGGACGCGCTGAGCATCCGTACCGGAGACGGCTCCGTACGTGTCACCGACACCACCGGACCGCTGGAGCTGCACACCGGCGACGGGTCGATCCGCGCCGAGGTCTCCTCGCGGAAGGTCAGCACCCGGACCGGCGACGGCTCGGTGCACCTCGAACTCGGTTCGGTACCGGACCTGGTGGAATCCCGCTCCGGAGACGGCTCCGTCACGGTGACGCTGCCCCGTGCCACGTACCGCGTGACGACCCGGACCGGCGACGGCGGCGTGGACGTGTCCGTGCCGCGGAGCGACTCCAGCTCGCACAAGGTGTCCGCGGAGACCGGCGACGGCAAAGTCACGGTCCGAACCGCGAACTGA
- a CDS encoding amidase domain-containing protein: MRSSKSVTSRTRCAAVVASALSAALLPVTAAHAAGTPSPVLTGATTDAFGRAADALLTERTAALLEGSSSGRTALKATGGVQLAAAQATTENTALTSLKNTRSRLAALGEAYTDAGTEVTVDSTRLSGGTATVQVTEATTLTYAKIRGDEPATTGFTAHHELTFAARQDGTWQLTGERLTDRGPRPVNQPAPATTAAAVRPTAVIDAPKSATVYPAPSKPKNLATTTPYNYAAMATYAEKYWKNYNSAYRRYNSSGGDCTNFLSQSLFAGGWKQVTSSTEDYGTWYSKTSESDTWIGVNEWSWFTQTAKRTTALPNAYQMDLGDVLQVDFDKDGSKDHSMMTTYRSSSGVPYLTYHDTDTYRRSLSSLIASYPNSAYYGYRS, translated from the coding sequence GTGAGATCAAGCAAGTCCGTCACGAGCAGAACCCGTTGCGCCGCCGTGGTCGCATCGGCCCTCTCCGCCGCCCTGCTCCCCGTGACCGCCGCCCACGCGGCCGGCACCCCGTCCCCCGTCCTGACCGGGGCCACCACCGACGCGTTCGGCCGCGCCGCGGACGCCCTGCTCACCGAGCGCACGGCAGCCCTGCTCGAAGGCTCCTCGTCCGGTCGTACGGCCCTGAAGGCGACCGGCGGCGTCCAGCTCGCCGCCGCCCAGGCGACGACCGAGAACACCGCCCTGACCTCCCTGAAGAACACCCGCTCGCGGCTCGCCGCGCTCGGCGAGGCCTACACCGACGCCGGCACCGAGGTCACCGTCGACAGCACCCGTCTGAGCGGCGGCACGGCCACGGTCCAGGTCACCGAGGCCACCACGCTGACGTACGCGAAGATACGCGGCGACGAACCCGCCACCACGGGCTTCACCGCCCACCACGAACTCACCTTCGCCGCCCGCCAGGACGGCACCTGGCAGCTCACCGGCGAACGGCTCACCGACCGCGGCCCCCGCCCCGTCAACCAGCCCGCCCCGGCCACCACGGCGGCCGCCGTCCGCCCGACCGCCGTCATCGACGCGCCCAAGTCGGCCACCGTCTACCCCGCCCCGTCCAAGCCCAAGAACCTCGCCACCACGACCCCGTACAACTACGCGGCGATGGCGACGTATGCCGAGAAGTACTGGAAGAACTACAACTCCGCCTACCGGCGCTACAACAGCTCCGGCGGCGACTGCACCAACTTCCTCAGCCAGTCCCTCTTCGCGGGCGGCTGGAAGCAGGTCACCAGCTCCACCGAGGACTACGGCACCTGGTACTCCAAGACGAGCGAATCCGACACCTGGATCGGCGTCAACGAGTGGTCCTGGTTCACCCAGACCGCCAAGCGGACGACCGCGCTGCCGAACGCGTACCAGATGGACCTCGGTGACGTGCTGCAGGTGGACTTCGACAAGGACGGGTCGAAGGACCACTCCATGATGACCACCTACCGCAGCTCCAGCGGTGTCCCGTACCTGACCTACCACGACACCGACACCTACCGGCGGTCGCTGTCGAGCCTGATCGCGTCGTACCCGAACTCGGCGTACTACGGCTACCGCAGCTAG